Part of the Pseudomonas sp. ADAK13 genome is shown below.
GTTCATCATTTCCGCGTTGGTCTGGAACGAGCGGCTGGCGGAAATCATGTCGGCCATTTCCTCGACCACGTTGACGTTGGGGTAGTACACGTACCCTTTTTCGTTCGCGGCGGGGTGGTTCGGCTCGTAGCGGGCTTCGAGGTTGCTCTGGTCTTCGACCACACCGAGCACCTGCACGCCCTGGCCTGCGGCATCCTGGTTCTGGAACAGCGAGTCGCCGCTACCGCTCTGGCCACCCTGGCCGCCCTGGAACATGGTGGCGAACACCGGGTGCCGGGCGCGGTAGGTCTGGTCAATGCTCGACGACACGGTCTCGGCGTTGGCGATGTTACTGGCGACGGTGTTGAGGCGCGTGGTCTGCGCGCTCATGCCACTACCGGCAATATTGAAAACACTGGCGAGGGACATGGCTTACTCTCCACGCAGGGCTGACATCAGCCCTTTGAATTTGCTGTTGAGCAGGGTGAAGCTGGCCTGGAAGTTCACCGAGTTCTCGGCGTAGGCCGATTGCTCCAGCTGGGCGTCCACGGTGTTCTGGTCGATCGACGGTTGCATCGGCGTGCGATACAACAGCGACTCGTCACCATTGCCCAGGCCTTGCGCTTCGATATGACGGCTGTTGGTCATGTTCAGGGCGAAGGTGCCGTTCTTGGTCTTGTCTTGCTGTGCGGCGAGCACGGCAGAGAAGTCCAGGTCCCGAGCCTTGTAGTTCGGGGTGTCGGCGTTGGCAATGTTGTTGGCCAGGACTTCGGCACGCTGGGCGCGGAAGCCCAGGGCTTGTTCGTGGATACCGAGCGCTTTATCGAAGCTGATGCTCATGGCGGAAACCTTTAGGGGCTGACCTGCTTTTCGTAACTAGGATTTAGCAAGGGCCATGCCAAGTTGCCGGAGCGCCGTAAATCAAGGGTTTGCGACAGGATTGCCGGCGGCAATGCCAGAAAAGCGGCAAAGGGTTTCCGCGAAACGCCAGTAAAGCGGCAATGCCGGCTTGCCGCTTTGCGGTGTCTAGTCCTGAAATAGGTTTACACCTGTTTTAGCCTCAAAACGCCCGATGCACCGCATCGGGCGTTTTGTATTTCAGCGACAGATGAGGCCGCTCGTTGTTATAGATCAGCACCGACTCGTCTACCATCCGGATGGCCTCTGCAAAATCTTTGGGGCGATGCAGCAATAACTCGTTTTTCAAAATCCCATTCACACGCTCAGCCAATGCATTTTGGTAGCAGTCGTAGCCATCGGTCATTGAGCAGGTGATGCCGTACTTGGCATGCAACCGCTGATAAAGCTCGGAGCAGTATTGGACGCCTCTGTCCGAGTGATGCACCAGGCGTTGTTCCGTTGTCCGCTGCTTGAGGGCTTTTTTGAACGCCTGGATCACCGATTCGGCGTGCAAGCTTTCATGGATATGGTGCCCCACGATTTTTCGAGAGTACGCATCGGTGATCAAACTCAGATAAGCCACACCCGTTTGCGTTGGTAAGTAGGTGATGTCCGCAACCCATACTTGCTCTGGCGCCTTGGCGACTACCTGAATCGGCCCATCTTTGAGCCGGTTTGGATGACGGCGAAAGCGATGATGGCTGTCTGTCGTTTTGTGATAGGCCCGTCTGCGGGGAACCAGTTCGCGCCGATCTCGCAAGATATCGAATAAACGGTCTCGACCAACCTTTACGGTCACTTCTGGCTCAGTGCGCATTAGATTGTGAAGTTTTCGGGTGCCAATGCGCGGTTGCCGAAGTCGCTTTTCCCTCACGAATCCCATCACTTCCTGGGCATGACGGGCCCGGGCATCACACGCCCGGTTGCGCTTGTAATAAGCCTGGCGGGAAATCCCCATGAACTGGCAAGCCCGACTAATGCTCAGGTCTTGGATCTGCCCCTGGGAGAGGACTTACCGGATCGCTTTTTACGACAGAAACACCGAAGTCGTTCTTCAAAACATCAACGACGGCTTCGAAAAACTGAGCTTTCTGGTTGGCTTGGGCAAGCTTTTCTTCAAGCTCTTTGATTCGCTGTTCGGGTGTCAGCGGTTTATCGGGCTCATCCATGGAACGAGGTCTCTTGGAGCGAATGGACGCGCCTTGACTCCAGTCCTGCCGACCATGCCTGCGTAACCAATTCAGTACAGTCGTTTTACCCTGAATGCCATAGCGCTCTTGAGCCTCTTTATAACTCAACTCGCCTTTTTCGACCTGATCGACGACCGACAATTTAAAGGTTAGCGTGTAATCACGCTGACTGCGCCTTTCTCCCGTATTCATTACTCCCTCCTGAGAATGGGTCAGAAGGTGTAAACCTTATTCAGGACGGAACACGGCCATAAAAAAAGGGAGACCTCTGCAGGCCTCCCTTTTTTGTTCAAGCGCTCATCACTTGGCCTGGTAAATGATCCCCGGGCTGCACTGCACCATCTGGTAATGATCCGGCAAACCGTTCAGCGCCTCGGAAGCGCCGAGGAACAGGTAACCGCCACGCTTGAGGGTGCCGTGGATGCGCAACAGAATGTCTTTCTTCACCTCGGCCGAGAAGTAGATCAACACGTTGCGGCAAAACACCATGTCGAACTTGCCCAGGCTGGCATAACTGTCCAGCAGATTGAACGAGCGAAACTCCACCCGGCTCTTGATCGGCGCTTTGACCGCCCAGCGCCCCGCGCCTTTAGGGTCGAAGAAACGTTGCAACCGCTCCGGGGACAACCCGCGGCCCAGTGCCAGGCTGTCGTATTCGCCGGTCTTGCAATTGGTGAGCATGGTGCCGGACAAGTCAGTGGCAACGATTTGCGCCCCTGCCTTCAGTTGGCCCATGTTGGTCCGCTCGAACTCGTCGATGGACATCGAAATCGAATACGGCTCCTGCCCCGACGAACAGGCCGCCGACCAGATGCGCAGGCGCTGGCCGGGGGCAGCCTTGATGGCCTCGGGCAGCACCTTGTTCTTGAGCACCTCGAACGGATAGGTGTCACGAAACCACAAGGTTTCGTTGGTGGTCATGGCATCGACCACCATCTCCTTGAGCCCGCTGCGCGGCTGGCCCTGGATCCGCTGCACCAACTCCCCGAGGGACTTGATGCCTTGCTGCTCCATCAGTTTGTTGAGACGGCTGGATACCAGGTACTGCTTGTTTTCACCGAGCAATATGCCACAGGCTTTTTCCAGGAAGACCCGGAACTGTTCGAAATCCAAATTACCCGTAGACAATGATACCGCCTCTTAAATCGTGTGACCGCCAGGGAAAAAGCCCCTAGCCGTGATCTGCTGCCTTGATCCGGTCAACTACCCGGGATGCCAGGTCATCAGGGCGGAATTTGGCCAGGAAGTCATCGGCACCGACCTTCTTGACCATTGCCTGATTGAATACACCGGACAACGAAGTATGCAGGATGATATGTAATTTTTGCATGCGTGGGTCGTTGCGTATCTCGGCCGTGAGGGTGTAGCCGTCCATTTCCGGCATCTCGATGTCGGAGATCATCATCAGGAATTCTTCTTCCGGTTTCTTGCCCTCATCCACCAGCTTGCGCAGGTAATCCAGGGCCTGGCGACCGTCATTAAGCGCCACCACTTCAACGCCAACCGTCTGCAGGCAGCGGGACACCTGCTTGCGTGCCACCGAGGAGTCGTCCACCGTCAGCACCCGCAGCGAGATCGCCTTGTGCGCGGTCTCGGCGTCTACTACGCCGACCGAAATCGCCTCGGAGGTCGGCGCCACTTCGGCGAGGATTTTCTCCACGTCGATGATTTCCACCAACTGGTTGTCGACCCGCGTCACGGCCGTGAGGTAGTGATCGCGGCCGGTGCCCTTGGGCGGCGGATGGATCTCTTCCCAGTTCATGTTGACGATGCGTTCCACCGAACGCACCAGGAAACCCTGGGTCTTGGTGTTGTACTCGGTGATGATCACGAACGGACTTTCGCGGTCCTGCAAACCCGCCGAACCGGTGGCCATGGCCAGGTCAAGAATCGGGATGGTCGCGCCACGGATGTTCGCCACACCGCACACCACCGGGCTGGACTTGGGCATTATTGTCAGCTTGGGACACTGCAGCACCTCCCGCACCTTGAAGACGTTAATCCCGTAAAGCTGCTTGCCGTCCAGACGAAACAGCAGCAACTCCAGGCGATTCTGCCCCACCAGCTGTGTGCGCTGGTTTACTGAATCCATTACACCGGCCATGCCCAGACTCCTACGCTAAAACTTAGGGGTACGACGCGTACCCAACACTAAACGGCACGAGCTTTGCTTTTTTATTGGCCATGGACATCAAAACGACAGTTTCCCGACGCCCCCGATCCCCACAGTACCGCAGATTGATCTGCGTCTCGATGGCGTTGCTTGCCCTGGCTGCGGGCCAGCCGGCCCGTGCCAGTAACGTCACCTTGCCTGATCTGCTTATCGGCGTCACTCAGGGCTTTCTTGAGTTCACTGTAGAAGATTATCTGGCGACCACACAGACGCCGGGGCGCTATGAAATCCAGGTCAACCAGCTGGATCCGCGCCTGCGCATGCCGATGTGCGACAAGGAATTGACAGCCTCCCTCGAAAGCCCGGCCCAACCCATCGGGCGCGTGACCGTGAAGGTTCGCTGCGAAGGCGCCTCGCCCTGGACGGTGTTCGTGCCAGCCCAGGTCAAGCTGTTTCGTGACGTGGTGGTGGTGACCCGGCCGTTGAAACGCACCGGAATCATTGGTTACGAAGACGTTGCCATGCGTGAACGGGACATCAGCCTGATCACCCAGAGCTACCTCACGTCCGTTGACCAGGCGATCGGGCAGAAACTTACCCGACCAATGGTCACCGACCAAGTGATTACCCTGGTCAACCTTGAACAGGCCGAAGTGGTGCGCAAGGGCGACCAGGTGGTGATTTCCGCCAGCAGCGGCGGACTGAATGTAAAAATGCCCGGGGAAGCCCTGTCCAACGGCGGCATGAGTGAACAGATTCGCGTCAAGAACCTCAATTCCAACCGCGTGATCAAGGCCCGGGTGACGGCACCCGGGCAGGTTGAGGTGGCTTTATAGATCACTGGCATAGGACGCCAGCTTTTCCTACACTGTGCGCAAAGCAGCATCGCGTATAGGTTTATTGTCAATCGAGCCTAAAGTTTGTCCGGGTATGGCCGAAAACATGGCAAGCGTCCAAATACCCAGAGGTTTTTTTAACATGGTCATCGATTTCAGTCGTTTGAATAACGCCCTGCCAACGCCTGGCTCTTCGCGCACCAGCGGTGCCAAAGACAGCGTTGAAGCCAAGTCCCAGCCTCTGCCTGCCAAGACAGAACAGGCCGGTGCCAGCCAAAGCGGGGAATCGGTACACCTGAGCAATGAGGCTCAACAGTTGCAGAAGGTCACTGACTCGCTGAGCGATCAGCCGGTTGTCAATAAAGCCCGCGTGGCCGAATTGAAGCAGGCGATTGCGGATGGCAGCTATAAGGTCGACAGCAACCGTGTAGCCAGCAAGCTGCTTAACTTCGAAGCCGAGCGCTAGGCAAAGGCCTGCGCCAGGCTTTTGGACGCTTAAACCCCAAGGCCAGCCATGCACGACGAAAACTTGCTACAACTGATCATTGAAGATTTGACTCCCGCACAGCAGTTGCTGGAGTTACTTCGGGAAGAATCCCTGGCCCTGTTCGGCCGCGACATGCGCATGCTGGAAGAAATTCTGGCTCGCAAGCAATCGCTGATCGTCCTGCTGGAACAACACGGCAAGAAACGCAGCCAGATTCTCGTCAGCCTGGGCCTGCCTGCCGACCACAAAGGCCTGGAGCAACTCGCCAGCCACTCCACGGTCGGCGACCAGTTGCTGGCCCAGAGCAAAGAACTCAACCAGTTGCTGACCCTGTGCCAGGAAACCAACATCGTCAACGGCCAGGCGATCCAGCGTCAACAAGCCACGACCGCCAATCAGTTGCGTATCCTCCACGGCGGCGAGCCTCCAGCCCTCTACAACGCTCAAGGCTCCACCTCACGCCTGGCCAAGCCAAGCACCCGCAGCCAAGCCTGAAACCAGTTTAAGCGCGCCCTATCCAAGGCGCGCCACATGCTGGCAAAATGAAAGCACTTGCGTGTAGTCGTATTTTGTCTGGAGATGGAAGAACCGTGTTCAACGCCCTTAACGCGGAAGATGCTCCGCAGCCACCCAAGGTACTCACCACGCCGCTGGAAATCGCGGGCACCTTGCGGATGCTGCAAGAGAGCCACGACCCGCTGATCATCACCTTCCACGAACGCAACCAGCGCTTTCAAAGCTACCTGGTCGAAGTCGACCGGGACAGCAAGTCGCTGGCCCTGGACGAAATGATCCCGCGTGACGGCGAACGCTACCTTGAGAATGGCGAAGCTTTCCGTATCGAAGGTTTTCATGATGGCGTGCGAGTGGCCTGGGAAAGCAACGGCACCCTGACCCTTGACGAAGCCCACGGCCACCGCGTTTATCGCGGCAGCATGCCCGACGAAGTGATTTACCATCAGCGCCGCAATGCGTTCCGCGCGGCCCTGAAGCTGGCGCAACTGGTGAACGTCGAGCTGGGCGGTGAAAAACTCAAGGCCCCCATCGGCGGCAAGCTGCTGGATATTTCCGCCACCGGCTGCAAATTGCGTTTCGAAGGGGACATCTCCGAGCGCCTGCAACTGGGCCAGGTCTACGACCGCTTCATCGCCGCCCTGCCCTTTGGCAGCATGACCACCTCGGTGGAACTGCGCTATCTGCACTTCGAAGAAAGGATCAACACCACCTTCGCCGGCGTGCGCTTTCACAACATGAGCGGGCTGGTGCAGCGCCAGGTCGAACGGTTCGTCTACCAACTGCAGCGCGAAGCGCGTCGGTTCGACAAGGACGACGATCTTTAAGCAGTAAAAGGCCGCGAAAAAAAAACGGGCAGCTCCTTAAAGGAACTGCCCGTTTTTGCTTTCAGGGGCGCGCCCTGCTCAGGTCGTGAGGGTGATCATCCGGGTCCGGATGCTCCAGGGGCTCGGTGACAAGTTCCGGCTCATCCACCACCGGCTCGGGATCCACCTCGGGCTCCGGGTCCGGAACGGCGGTCTGCATCTGCTCCTGCACCACCTGCTCATCCACACGCGGGTCGAGGCATGCCACCAGTGGCGAACTGGACATGCTGTCGGGCATCGCCACGTGGTGCAGCGGTGCGTCGTCCACCTGATGCAGGTTGGTGACCGCCTTCGGCCGGATGCGCCAGACCAGGATCAACGCACACAGGCTGAAAAACGCGTACAGCATGTGGCTGCCGAACAGCTTCATCACCACACCTGCCAACAGCGGACCGACACTCGCGCCGACCCCGTAGGTCACCAGCAACATTGCCGTGAGCGACACCCGGCGATCGCCCTCGACGTGGTCATTGGAGAACGCCACGGCCAACGGATACAGGCAGAATTGCACCAGGGAGCAGAGAAAGCCCGCAACAAACAGCACTTCCAGCGGCACCTGACTCATGATCGCCAGCGGCAGCGCGGCCACCGCCAGGCACAAGGCGAAGCAGCGGATCAACAGCGCGCGGTCATAGCGGTCAGACAACCAGCCCAGC
Proteins encoded:
- a CDS encoding chemotaxis protein CheV; this translates as MAGVMDSVNQRTQLVGQNRLELLLFRLDGKQLYGINVFKVREVLQCPKLTIMPKSSPVVCGVANIRGATIPILDLAMATGSAGLQDRESPFVIITEYNTKTQGFLVRSVERIVNMNWEEIHPPPKGTGRDHYLTAVTRVDNQLVEIIDVEKILAEVAPTSEAISVGVVDAETAHKAISLRVLTVDDSSVARKQVSRCLQTVGVEVVALNDGRQALDYLRKLVDEGKKPEEEFLMMISDIEMPEMDGYTLTAEIRNDPRMQKLHIILHTSLSGVFNQAMVKKVGADDFLAKFRPDDLASRVVDRIKAADHG
- a CDS encoding flagellar brake protein; translation: MFNALNAEDAPQPPKVLTTPLEIAGTLRMLQESHDPLIITFHERNQRFQSYLVEVDRDSKSLALDEMIPRDGERYLENGEAFRIEGFHDGVRVAWESNGTLTLDEAHGHRVYRGSMPDEVIYHQRRNAFRAALKLAQLVNVELGGEKLKAPIGGKLLDISATGCKLRFEGDISERLQLGQVYDRFIAALPFGSMTTSVELRYLHFEERINTTFAGVRFHNMSGLVQRQVERFVYQLQREARRFDKDDDL
- the flgA gene encoding flagellar basal body P-ring formation chaperone FlgA, whose product is MDIKTTVSRRPRSPQYRRLICVSMALLALAAGQPARASNVTLPDLLIGVTQGFLEFTVEDYLATTQTPGRYEIQVNQLDPRLRMPMCDKELTASLESPAQPIGRVTVKVRCEGASPWTVFVPAQVKLFRDVVVVTRPLKRTGIIGYEDVAMRERDISLITQSYLTSVDQAIGQKLTRPMVTDQVITLVNLEQAEVVRKGDQVVISASSGGLNVKMPGEALSNGGMSEQIRVKNLNSNRVIKARVTAPGQVEVAL
- the cheR gene encoding protein-glutamate O-methyltransferase CheR produces the protein MSTGNLDFEQFRVFLEKACGILLGENKQYLVSSRLNKLMEQQGIKSLGELVQRIQGQPRSGLKEMVVDAMTTNETLWFRDTYPFEVLKNKVLPEAIKAAPGQRLRIWSAACSSGQEPYSISMSIDEFERTNMGQLKAGAQIVATDLSGTMLTNCKTGEYDSLALGRGLSPERLQRFFDPKGAGRWAVKAPIKSRVEFRSFNLLDSYASLGKFDMVFCRNVLIYFSAEVKKDILLRIHGTLKRGGYLFLGASEALNGLPDHYQMVQCSPGIIYQAK
- the flgB gene encoding flagellar basal body rod protein FlgB produces the protein MSISFDKALGIHEQALGFRAQRAEVLANNIANADTPNYKARDLDFSAVLAAQQDKTKNGTFALNMTNSRHIEAQGLGNGDESLLYRTPMQPSIDQNTVDAQLEQSAYAENSVNFQASFTLLNSKFKGLMSALRGE
- the flgM gene encoding flagellar biosynthesis anti-sigma factor FlgM — protein: MVIDFSRLNNALPTPGSSRTSGAKDSVEAKSQPLPAKTEQAGASQSGESVHLSNEAQQLQKVTDSLSDQPVVNKARVAELKQAIADGSYKVDSNRVASKLLNFEAER
- a CDS encoding flagella synthesis protein FlgN, encoding MHDENLLQLIIEDLTPAQQLLELLREESLALFGRDMRMLEEILARKQSLIVLLEQHGKKRSQILVSLGLPADHKGLEQLASHSTVGDQLLAQSKELNQLLTLCQETNIVNGQAIQRQQATTANQLRILHGGEPPALYNAQGSTSRLAKPSTRSQA
- a CDS encoding IS3 family transposase (programmed frameshift) → MNTGERRSQRDYTLTFKLSVVDQVEKGELSYKEAQERYGIQGKTTVLNWLRRHGRQDWSQGASIRSKRPRSMDEPDKPLTPEQRIKELEEKLAQANQKAQFFEAVVDVLKNDFGVSVVKSDPVRVLSQGQIQDLSISRACQFMGISRQAYYKRNRACDARARHAQEVMGFVREKRLRQPRIGTRKLHNLMRTEPEVTVKVGRDRLFDILRDRRELVPRRRAYHKTTDSHHRFRRHPNRLKDGPIQVVAKAPEQVWVADITYLPTQTGVAYLSLITDAYSRKIVGHHIHESLHAESVIQAFKKALKQRTTEQRLVHHSDRGVQYCSELYQRLHAKYGITCSMTDGYDCYQNALAERVNGILKNELLLHRPKDFAEAIRMVDESVLIYNNERPHLSLKYKTPDAVHRAF
- the flgC gene encoding flagellar basal body rod protein FlgC, coding for MSLASVFNIAGSGMSAQTTRLNTVASNIANAETVSSSIDQTYRARHPVFATMFQGGQGGQSGSGDSLFQNQDAAGQGVQVLGVVEDQSNLEARYEPNHPAANEKGYVYYPNVNVVEEMADMISASRSFQTNAEMMNTAKTMMQKVLTLGQ